CGACCTGCTCGGCGCCGCGGCGATGGGCATCGAGAACCTGCTCTGCCTCACCGGCGATCACCAGCGTTTCGGCGACCATCCCGAGGCGAAGGGGGTCTTCGATCTGGACTCAATCCAGCTCATTGCGACAGTGCGGCAGATGAACGCGGGGAGTTTGCTCTCCGGCCAGACACTCAAAAAGGCTCCCCGTTTTTGCATCGGTGCGGCGGCCAATCCCTTCGCCGAGCCCCTCGAGATTCGCCTGATTCGCCTCGAGAAAAAGATCCGCAGCGGGGCCGATTTCATTCAGACACAGCCGGTCTTTGATCTCGAGCGGTTCGGCCGCTGGCTCGAGTTGGCGCGACGGCGCGGCCTGCACGAGCAGACGGCTTTGCTGGCCGGCGTGCTGCCGGTCAAATCGGCCCGCGCCCTCGAATACATGGCCCGCGAAGTGCCCGGGATGCGCATCGATCCTTCCTATCTCGAACGGATGCGCGCCGCCGCCGAGCCGCAGGAGGAAGGGGTGAAGATCGCCCTCGAGTTGATCCAGGCCCTGCGGCGCATGGCGGGGGTGTCCGGCATCCACCTGATGCCGGTGTTGTGGGAGAGCATAACGCCGCGTATTATTCAGGAGGCAGGCCTCCTGCCGGCAGAGGCCCCCGTGACCGGCCGCGCCCCCGGCGCCGGCCACGAGAGACCAATCCAATCCTAGCGGAGCAGAACCATGTCGAGCGAATACAAAGGCTATCGCGGCGAGGCCCTGGCCGCACTGGAGAATTTCTCAGCCCCGGTCTGGAGCGACGTCAAGGTCCTCACCAGCCAGGGCAGCTACAGCGGCATCGTCCTGCCGCGCTCGGAAACCGCCGATCCCAAACATATCGTGCTCAAGCTGCGTTCGGGCTACAATATCGGCATCGCCGCCGCTCGCATTCAGGCCATCGAGATCCTCGGCCGCAAGGAGGCCCACTACAAGATCCCCGAAAAAGAGTTCCCCTACGACCCCAAAAAGCCGCGCGTCAAACTACTGGGCACGGGGGGCACCATCGCCAGCCGCCTCGACTATCGTACCGGCGCCGTCATCCCTGCCTTCTCGCCCGGCGAGCTCTACGGCTCGGTACCCGAGCTCGCCGATATCTGCAACCTCGAGACCGAGAAACTCTACGGGGTCTTTTCTGAAAACATGGGCCCCGAGCAATGGATCGGCACGGCGCAGGCGATCGGGCGCGAGATCGAAAAGGGCGTGCAGGGGATCGTCATCGGACACGGCACCGACACCATGCACCACACCGCCGCCATCCTCTCCTTCATGGTCCAGAATTCGCCGGTGCCGATCGTCATGGTCGGATCGCAGCGTTCCTCCGACCGCCCCTCCTCGGACGCCGCCCTCAACCTGATGCACAGCGTCAAGACCGCTGCTGAATCGGACATTGCTGAGGTGATGGTCTGCATGTTCGGCCCGACCTCCGACGTCTACGGCCTGCTGCATCGCGGCACGCGGGTGCGCAAGATGCACTCCAGCTATCGCTCGACCTTCCGCACCATTGGCGACATCCCACTGGCCATGGTTAGCCGCGACAAGATCACCCCGCTGCGCCAGGACTACCGGCGCCGCCGCCACGACCGCGAGGTCACTATCAACACCGCCTTTGAGGAGAAGGTAAGCATCGTCTATTATTATCCCAACATGAAGCCCGACATCATCGACGCCCTCATTGATAACGGTTACCGCGGCATCGTCATCGCCGGCACCGGCCTCGGCCATGTCAACAAGCCGCTCTATCCGGCCTTGCAGCGGGCCCGCGAGAAGAACATCGCCGTCTACATGACCGTGCAAACCCTCTGGGGCTATGTGCAGATGTACGTCTACGACACCGGGCGGGATATGATGGAACTCGGGGTGACTCCCATGGCCAATATGCTGCCGGAGGTGGCTTATGTCAAGCTGGGGTGGGCGCTGGGGCAGAGCAGCGATCTCATGCGGGTGCGCGAGATCATGTATGCCCCCGTCAACGGCGAGATCACCGAACGGGAGCCCTCCAACGGCTATCTGATCTTCCAGGGGGGGATTCCCGAGGTGGAAGAGTTCATCTCTCAAATCAAAAAATGAGGAAGGTCGTGATGGCAGCCTAATCCCGGCGCTTCCTGCTCTCCGGCTTGGGCGCGTTGATCGCTTGCTTCAGCTCGAGGATGGCCTCCCGGAATGATTCCGGCGCCAGCAGGGAACCCCAGCCCTTCTGCAGCTGGAAAAGCCCGTCATAGGCCGAGTCGTGGTAGGAGCGCACCAGATGGGGGATGCCTTTCTCGGTAAGCAACGCACTGAGATAATTTGCTTCTGTTTCATTAAAAAGTTCGGTGATTTTTGCAAATTCTTTCATATATTCTCCTTTACACCGGATGCCTGTGCCAGATGAATCTCTTGCCTGGTCTCTGTGAAAGATAGAAAGAAGCAGCAAGAGCTGCAAGCTTTTTTTACAGGACGAACATGAGGAGCCATTATGCCTGAGATCAAACCCCGTTTTGAATTCCGCACGTTTTCCCAGACTTTTGGCATCGTCGAAGAGAAAATGCGCGCATTGAGTCCTGTCGATCAGATCCGCGAGAGCGCCGAGATCTATATCGTGTCGGCGGGCAACAACGAGAACAACACCAAGATCCGCAACGATCTGATGGACATCAAGGTCCTGGTGCAGGTGCAGCAGGGGCTGGAGCAGTGGAATCCCCGCATGAAGGGGCAGTTCCCCATGGCTGCCGAGCAGATAAAGAACGAGGTTTTTCCCGCCTTCGGTGTGCCCATGCCGGCATTCAAGCGTGAGGCCTACACCCTGGCGCAGTATCTCGATGAGATCATCAAGCCGCATCCCGGCCTCGTTGCCGTCAATGTTTTCAAACGCCGCATGGGGTTTACCATCAACAACTGCATTTCCGAGCTGGCTGAGGTCTGGGTCAATGGGGCCCGGATTATGACCGCCAGCCTCGAATCGACCGAGGTGGCGGACATCCTCAAGGCGAAGGATATGATCGGCCTCACGGATTATGAGAATGTCAACTATTTGCTGGCGATCAAGCGCATCATCGGCATGGAGCCGCTTCCCGACTCTTCCATGTTCAAAACAAAGTACTGAAACCATCATCCCGGCAGAAAGCGAGGAGACCGTCTCCCGTTGCCCGGCAATTACCTTACTCCGGAGTTTCCATGGCTAAAGAGATTGAACGCAAGTTTCTGGTAAAGGGCGAATTCGCCCGTTTTGCCCATAAAAAGACCCGCATCATTCAGGGGTACCTCTGTTCTGTGCCCGAGCGTACGGTGCGCGTCCGCGTCAAGGGCGACCAGGGTTATCTGACCATCAAGGGGATCGGCAACGCCTCCGGCGCCAGCCGCTATGAATGGGAGAAGGAGATCCCGCTCAATGAGGCCGAAGAGTTGCTCAAGATCTGCGAGCCCGGGGTCATCGACAAATGCCGTTATCAGGTCACAGCCGGCGCCCACACCTTCGAGGTGGACGAGTTCTATGGCGAGAATCAGGGTCTGGTCCTGGCTGAGGTCGAGCTGGGGGCGGAGGAGGACGCCTTCGAAAAGCCTGAATGGCTCGGCGAAGAGGTCACCGGCGATGTCCGTTATTACAATTCGATGCTGATGAAAACGCCCTATACCAAATGGTGAGTGGAGAAGTAAAACTTCCATTCGATTTTCTCTCGGACCGGACTTCTGCAGACGGGATGCCATGACGCCTTTTGATCCCCTGGATATGCGGAATTACCGCATGGAGCAGCTGCCCAAACGGGAGAAGGGCAAATTCGCCAGCAGGGTTGCAGCGGCGGGCCCTTTTCTTGCGGTGGCGGCGTTTCTGCTTTTCGCTTTTGGATTCGAAATCCCTTTTCTTCAGAACATCGATGCGGCGACGCTTTCCTCCTCCTCCGCCAAAGCGGCGTATGCCAAGCTGGGTGCGGCGGCGTTCACGCGCAGCAACGAAATGATGCTGGCGATCTTCGTCGTGAGTTTTATTCTCTGGGGAACCGAAGCCCTGCCCAATTATCTGACCGGGCTGATCGTGCTCATCGCGCTCGTGCTCACCGGCGTGCTGCCGGAGAAAGAGGCCTATGCTCAACTGGGCCACCCGGTGATGTGGCTCAATATCATGTCCTTCGTCCTGGCGAGTATGCTGGTGACCACCGGTGTCGCCAAGCGCCTCGCGCTGGGCTTTCTGTTGCGTTTCGGCAAAAATGCGAACCGGGTTTTTCTCAGCTTCATTTTTATCAATCTGGTCCTTTCTGCTGTCATCTCCTCCACGATCGCCAAGGCCGCCATTCTGCTGCCGATCTTTATGGTGATTGCGGCCATTTATGGGGCTCGCGGCGGCGAGGAGAAAACCAATTTCGGCCGCAGCATTGTTCTGCAGAACCTTCTGTGCATCAACATCGGTGCCAGCGCCTTCATGACCGGTTCGGGGGCTAATCTGCTTGGGGCGGCTTTGATCGGCGGCGCCATCGGCACCCGGGTCTATTATTCGGACTGGATTGTGGCGATGATGCCGGTCTCGATAACCATGATGCTGCTCTCCTATCTGGTGGCGGCGCGTCTCTTCTTTCCGCTCAAACCGGAGGAGCGGATGCCGCAGATCCAGGGGGGCATGGAGCGGCTCAGGCAGGAGTACCGCAGTCTGGGGCCCCTGAGCCGCCAGGAGATCAAGGCCGTCGTGTTGTTTCTCCTGATTCTCGGCTTTTGGGCGACCGAGCGCATGCATCATGTCAGCGCGACCGCTGTGGCTTTTGTCGGGGCGATCATCGCGCTACTGCCGGGTATCGGCATCATCAAGTGGAATGACGTCGACATCCCCTGGCATCTCATGCTTTTCTCAGCCGGGGCCTACGCACTCGGCGCCGGTCTCGATGTGACCGATCTCTCCTTTCTCAGCGTCAATGCCTTTTTTAATCATGTCGGTATCGGGGATCAGACGCCCTTCTGGGTGCTTTATCTGCTGTTGACCGGGGTCATGATCTTCAGTGCGATTGCGTTCGAGTCCAAGACCATGCGCTGTATGATCTTTGTACCGATTGCCATCGGGACGGCCAACCGTTTCGGCCTCAACATTGCCAGCCTGGCGCTGCCGGTGGTCTTTTTGATCGAGCACGTCGATGTGCTGCCGTTCAACAGCAAACCGGCGGCCCTGCTCTACGAAACGGACCGCTATTCCCTGGGCGATGCCATCAAGTTCGGACTGGTCATGATGCTGATTACCTGGCTGGTGTTCATTGTCGCCGGGGAGACCTGGTTCCGTTTCCTGGGCATCACTCCCAAAGGCGTCTTCGGCCTATTCTAAACAGATCACGAGGCAGAGCTATGGCGTTGCTGTTCAAAAAAAGCAAACAGATCGAGGTTCAGATTGACGAGTTTCTCGACCTGGTCATCAAGGGCGGTCTCATTTTCAAACAGGCCGTCCGCTATTATCTCCAGGGCCGGCTCGAGGAATTCGAGAACCATCTGAAGGAACTCAATGATACCGAGGAAAAGGGGGATGACCTTCGCCGCGAGATCGAAAGCAAACTTTACCTGCGCACCCTGATTCCCGAGTCCCGCGGCGATGTGCTCGGACTGATGGAGAGTTCCGACAAGGTGCTCAACCAGACCACCGAGACTCTGCTGCAGTTTTCGGTCGAATCCCCGGTCATTCCGGAGGATCTTCACCCGATCGTTCTTGATATTGCGGATTATGCGGTCCATGCCTGTGAAGGGATGGGCAAGGCGATTCGCGCTTATTTTCGCGACCTGGCGTCGGTCCGCGACCATGTCAATCAGGTCTTGTTCTATCGAAAGGAGACCAATAAGAGCGCGGAAAAATTCAAACGCGCTGTCTTCAGCCGCGAACTGCGCCTGAGTCATAAAATCCATTTGCGCTATTTTGCCTATCATATCGAGTTGATTGCAGAGGAGGCGGAAGATGTCTGCGACCGCCTGTCCATTGCCACCATCAAGCGTTCTATTTGAGAGACGGGCTAGATGATCTGGTTCTTCCTGACAAGCGGTCTCTTCCTGGGATGGTCTCTTGGTGCCAAGGACGCCGCCAATGTCTTCGGCACCGCGGTGGGATCGGGGATGGTGCGGTTCAAGGTGGCCGCCAGCATTGCGAGCCTGTTCGTGATTCTCGGGGCTATGGTGGAAGGCTCCGGCACCACGGAGACGCTTGGGCACCTTGGTGCAGTCAACGCCATGGCGGGCTCTTTTACAGTCGCCCTGGCCGCCGGCCTGACTCTGTCCTGGATGACGCGCGCCAAGCTGCCTGTCGCGACCTCCCAGGCGATCGTCGGCGCCATCCTTGGCTGGAACTGGTTCACCAAGTCACCGACCGATGTGGCGGTCCTCTCCAAAATCGTCGCGACCTGGTTTCTCTCCCCCTTGCTGGCGTCGCTTTTCGCTGTCCTGATCTATCTCTTGTTCAAACGTATCCTCGGCCGGGCGCGTATTCACATACTGCGGCTGGATGCTTATACCCGAGCGGGATTGATCATCGTCGGCGCACTCGGATCCTATACCCTGGGCGCTAATAATATTGCCAATGTCATGGGTGTCTTCGTACCCGCCTCACCCTTTCACGACATCCCCCTGTTCGTCGGTGCCAGCCTGCACGGCACCCAGCAGCTTTTTCTCCTTGGGGCCCTGGCGATCGCGACAGGGATCTATACCTATTCCCAGCGCATGATGCAGGCTGTGGGCAATGAAATCTTTAAACTCACACCGATACTCGCCCTGATCGTGGTTCTGGCCCATACCATCGTACTCTTCATCTTCGCCTCCACCGGCTTGAAACGCGCGCTGCTCGCTCTCGGTCTCCCGACGATCCCCCTGGTGCCAGTTTCAAGCTCGCAGGCCATCGTCGGCGCCATCTTCGGCATCGGCATGGTCAAGGGGATGAAGGGGCTCAATTTCAGGTTGCTGGGAAGAATTGCCGCCGGCTGGATCATCACCCCGGTATTTGCCGCACTCATCTCATTCAGCGCTCTTTTCTTTGTCCAGAACGTCTTCGAGCAGGAGGTCATCCACCGTACCGCGGTCCCGCAAGCGGTCGCACCCCCCGTTGCGGTGCCGACCCGGCCGGATACTCTTTCGATTCCTGATACCTTAACCACCATTCCAGTAATCCATTAACCGGAGGAGCTGCAATGAAAACCAAAAAACTGCATCTGCATTCCACCCTGGTCCTCTTCTTCGCCGCCGCCCTGCTGCTGGGCACGGCGGCGATCCTGCCGGCCCAGGATTCCAAAGTCCCCGGCGGCAACTATGTTGCCCCACTCGCATCCGAGGTCCGCAACGGCAAGCTGGTCTTCGAAGCCGAAGACGGCTCATTCCGCTGGTGGTTTGATGCCCGCATCCAGTATGACGGCGCCTACTTTTTTGAAAACAAAAACGAGCTGAGCAGCGGCACGGTGCTACGCCGCAGCACCTTCGCCA
The nucleotide sequence above comes from bacterium. Encoded proteins:
- a CDS encoding methylenetetrahydrofolate reductase yields the protein MRLCEKIARKEFIVCAELGPPQSCDDAVIRKKAGCFRGIVDAVNITDNQTAIVRLSSIAAGKILLEEGVEPIVQMTCRDRNRIAIQSDLLGAAAMGIENLLCLTGDHQRFGDHPEAKGVFDLDSIQLIATVRQMNAGSLLSGQTLKKAPRFCIGAAANPFAEPLEIRLIRLEKKIRSGADFIQTQPVFDLERFGRWLELARRRGLHEQTALLAGVLPVKSARALEYMAREVPGMRIDPSYLERMRAAAEPQEEGVKIALELIQALRRMAGVSGIHLMPVLWESITPRIIQEAGLLPAEAPVTGRAPGAGHERPIQS
- the gatD gene encoding Glu-tRNA(Gln) amidotransferase subunit GatD, giving the protein MSSEYKGYRGEALAALENFSAPVWSDVKVLTSQGSYSGIVLPRSETADPKHIVLKLRSGYNIGIAAARIQAIEILGRKEAHYKIPEKEFPYDPKKPRVKLLGTGGTIASRLDYRTGAVIPAFSPGELYGSVPELADICNLETEKLYGVFSENMGPEQWIGTAQAIGREIEKGVQGIVIGHGTDTMHHTAAILSFMVQNSPVPIVMVGSQRSSDRPSSDAALNLMHSVKTAAESDIAEVMVCMFGPTSDVYGLLHRGTRVRKMHSSYRSTFRTIGDIPLAMVSRDKITPLRQDYRRRRHDREVTINTAFEEKVSIVYYYPNMKPDIIDALIDNGYRGIVIAGTGLGHVNKPLYPALQRAREKNIAVYMTVQTLWGYVQMYVYDTGRDMMELGVTPMANMLPEVAYVKLGWALGQSSDLMRVREIMYAPVNGEITEREPSNGYLIFQGGIPEVEEFISQIKK
- a CDS encoding CYTH domain-containing protein; protein product: MAKEIERKFLVKGEFARFAHKKTRIIQGYLCSVPERTVRVRVKGDQGYLTIKGIGNASGASRYEWEKEIPLNEAEELLKICEPGVIDKCRYQVTAGAHTFEVDEFYGENQGLVLAEVELGAEEDAFEKPEWLGEEVTGDVRYYNSMLMKTPYTKW
- a CDS encoding SLC13 family permease yields the protein MTPFDPLDMRNYRMEQLPKREKGKFASRVAAAGPFLAVAAFLLFAFGFEIPFLQNIDAATLSSSSAKAAYAKLGAAAFTRSNEMMLAIFVVSFILWGTEALPNYLTGLIVLIALVLTGVLPEKEAYAQLGHPVMWLNIMSFVLASMLVTTGVAKRLALGFLLRFGKNANRVFLSFIFINLVLSAVISSTIAKAAILLPIFMVIAAIYGARGGEEKTNFGRSIVLQNLLCINIGASAFMTGSGANLLGAALIGGAIGTRVYYSDWIVAMMPVSITMMLLSYLVAARLFFPLKPEERMPQIQGGMERLRQEYRSLGPLSRQEIKAVVLFLLILGFWATERMHHVSATAVAFVGAIIALLPGIGIIKWNDVDIPWHLMLFSAGAYALGAGLDVTDLSFLSVNAFFNHVGIGDQTPFWVLYLLLTGVMIFSAIAFESKTMRCMIFVPIAIGTANRFGLNIASLALPVVFLIEHVDVLPFNSKPAALLYETDRYSLGDAIKFGLVMMLITWLVFIVAGETWFRFLGITPKGVFGLF
- a CDS encoding DUF47 family protein; translation: MALLFKKSKQIEVQIDEFLDLVIKGGLIFKQAVRYYLQGRLEEFENHLKELNDTEEKGDDLRREIESKLYLRTLIPESRGDVLGLMESSDKVLNQTTETLLQFSVESPVIPEDLHPIVLDIADYAVHACEGMGKAIRAYFRDLASVRDHVNQVLFYRKETNKSAEKFKRAVFSRELRLSHKIHLRYFAYHIELIAEEAEDVCDRLSIATIKRSI
- a CDS encoding inorganic phosphate transporter, which encodes MIWFFLTSGLFLGWSLGAKDAANVFGTAVGSGMVRFKVAASIASLFVILGAMVEGSGTTETLGHLGAVNAMAGSFTVALAAGLTLSWMTRAKLPVATSQAIVGAILGWNWFTKSPTDVAVLSKIVATWFLSPLLASLFAVLIYLLFKRILGRARIHILRLDAYTRAGLIIVGALGSYTLGANNIANVMGVFVPASPFHDIPLFVGASLHGTQQLFLLGALAIATGIYTYSQRMMQAVGNEIFKLTPILALIVVLAHTIVLFIFASTGLKRALLALGLPTIPLVPVSSSQAIVGAIFGIGMVKGMKGLNFRLLGRIAAGWIITPVFAALISFSALFFVQNVFEQEVIHRTAVPQAVAPPVAVPTRPDTLSIPDTLTTIPVIH